One part of the Drosophila teissieri strain GT53w chromosome 3R, Prin_Dtei_1.1, whole genome shotgun sequence genome encodes these proteins:
- the LOC122620577 gene encoding J domain-containing protein DDB_G0295729 isoform X2, with product MFNLLRRSRRGKAHKIVDDEDGNVDTDRDRPLRYSQIGQISAQRAEEPAVRARRAVIEELEDFASDFDNDNDTSSNGSGDEERLKLAKTAANGRSDNLYINKMGGDGRRMADGWTCSSYSSAADRNAAPSSSQNEAASVIASKSCGGQLIGTIEHEIDGPTAITHRHRQRNEGEQQKRQSLLSIASFKLGAGNPKDTTDTEPKKRKTLQKSRDFLSDIFMARGRNHQRQKQQQQQQQQQQQQQQQQQQQQQQQQQQKQQQIAAAAAAKSHKSNATDVIATATHLETNSDPALASPTTYQMTLANNSPENSGQRRAIEEPKSEHEHEHFPRQIEPEKEPRAVSMRSSFIQAANVERPTAIAEQQQQQQQHPQQQQQQQQHGDAIAVLQQHLANKQQHQQQHQEQQQLQQQHQEQQQQHQQQHQEHQQHREQQQEQHQQSSDITMGQTSAKPNEISSAHSSRASTPREFRESVVIPPQAPPRHQKSPEVPRITVEDCSFPEEQPAKTPEIYYELNETAEDSLNIEELNEAHIETLEDEVFATDIPATIYQNSNGRPWTRLSHVKLENVQEEAEDEDEEEEEEEEVDEAVDLDYEPHMSGSQSNGNSRQSASSERSALKSDSNLSSSYADSGIGEQELNAPQQQQQQQQQQQQQHQHQQQPPQPPPRSSSHMATTQNVNHTFIRDGNSTDCEETFLQCDELDDIERFSEFSERLVCIESISLPDVVVESTTANASTSGASSSAAAGTAGTATAPSSSTTTNGGDAQININIANGAGGNSLGNVHFIPIHVEGRSRSSSPKQRFQSRDDSCLGQDMTPSIEIVEDGSVLNKPVRQESPFDNQELRKELKQQKARFASQLDEAHKNASQLEAKVGDMQFKIQKLEQELSVKQWNVERLQGELSAAHKDDEYVRKKLKLLEDEKVHLRHKYSENQDEFQNKYDELEAQYNELTEKYKVTASLAKSLQTQLACAQVEAEEWRQQVERIRADLEEQIRILKNALDNSEAERKICEDKWQKEFEMLRTHNREREETLMTDCEWQLRQMQRQCKDKTDKCNYERKQAAAKAEELELELQSRRRESEMLRTCQAQVNSLRGVVSEQEQSIQTLMDRIENLKGDLQSANENLEAQIEAVHKIKYQCDNAIYDKERQMIYKIDEVRNEAAAFWENKLYTEMTRLTNELESVYVDERREALDKLQNEHIEELRALTNRYTANEEELRAEIDDLHENLEQKKQDFLSLRERSDSALLQTRMHLDKADREYQNAMCREEDRRVELEERLQKEFEAEKAEMEEKFRERLGQVKEEFAKELQLSTQEMVESHRKELDSQKAKLQAEKEEALQELVERHRAKMAAADERINDVELRHQRNLKDLKAAYDAEKAALDKRDISNANEIEQLHRKCRCLTNLFEEMRMRYERRDPRAEDLREISELRTRCESQERDLYLMTDRLREMQIQMSEMQQNGDRKGGGKAVKKPPPKSIATSCDVIYEENEERETPDKENGENSSQDDELDEEEGEEEVEQEPSDTESNHTIEVNGKCDRINEDDAHLITAV from the exons ATGTTCAATTTGCTGCGAAGATCGCGTCGTGGAAAAGCGCACAAGATCGTCGACGATGAGGATGGCAAtgtagatacagatagagatagacCCTTGAGATACAGTCAAATTGGGCAGATATCTGCTCAAAGAGCAGAAGAACCGGCGGTAAGAGCACGACGGGCGGTGATCGAAGAGCTGGAGGACTTTGCCAGCGACTttgacaacgacaacgacacaagcagcaacggcagcggcgACGAAGAGCGtttaaaattagcaaaaacAGCTGCTAATGGCCGCTCCgacaatttgtatataaataaaatgggcGGCGATGGGAGGAGGATGGCGGATGGGTGGACGTGTTCCTCGTATTCCTCGGCCGCCGATCGAAATGCGGCTCCCAGCAGCAGTCAAAACGAGGCAGCCAGCGTGATCGCGAGCAAAAGCTGTGGTGGTCAGCTAATTGGCACAATCGAGCACGAAATCGATGGCCCCACAGCCATAacacatcgccatcgccaacGCAACGAAGGTGAGCAGCAGAAGCGCCAATCCCTGCTCTCCATTGCCAGTTTCAAGTTGGGTGCAGGCAATCCCAAGGATACTACCGACACCGAGCCGAAGAAGCGAAAAACTCTGCAGAAGAGTCGCGATTTTCTAAGCGACATTTTCATGGCGCGTGGTCGAAATCATCAGCgtcaaaagcagcagcagcaacaacagcaacagcagcagcaacagcaacagcagcaacaacagcagcagcaacagcaacaacagcagaagcagcagcaaattgcggcagcagcagcagccaaatcGCATAAAAGTAATGCCACAGACGTAATCGCCACCGCAACACACCTTGAAACGAACTCCGACCCCGCGCTCGCATCCCCGACTACTTATCAAATGACTTTGGCTAATAATAGCCCAGAGAATAGCGGCCAACGAAGAGCGATCGAAGAGCCAA AGAGCGAGCACGAGCACGAGCATTTTCCCCGCCAGATCGAGCCGGAAAAAGAGCCGCGAGCCGTCAGCATGCGTTCGTCTTTCATTCAAGCGGCAAACGTTGAGCGGCCAACAGCAATTgccgaacagcagcagcagcagcaacagcatccgcagcagcaacagcaacagcaacagcacggCGATGCAATTGCTGTTCTGCAGcaacatttggccaacaagcagcaacatcagcagcaacatcaggaacagcagcagctgcaacagcaacatcaggagcagcagcagcaacatcagcagcaacatcaggaACATCAGCAACATCGGGAGCAACAACAGGAGCAACATCAGCAATCAAGTGACATAACCATGGGCCAAACCAGTGCCAAACCGAACGAAATCAGCTCGGCCCACAGTTCGCGTGCCAGCACGCCACGTGAGTTCCGTGAGTCGGTGGTGATTCCACCGCAGGCGCCGCCCAGGCACCAAAAGTCACCGGAAGTGCCCAGAATCACGGTGGAGGACTGCAGTTTTCCGGAGGAGCAGCCCGCCAAAACGCCGGAAATATACTACGAACTAAATGAAACAGCGGAGGATTCGCTAAACATCGAGGAACTGAACGAGGCGCACATCGAAACGCTAGAAGACGAGGTCTTTGCCACGGATATACCCGCTACTATCTATCAAAACTCGAATGGTCGTCCCTGGACGCGTCTGAGTCATGTAAAGCTGGAGAACGTGCAGGAGGAagccgaggacgaggacgaggaggaggaggaggaggaggaggtggacgAGGCTGTGGATCTGGACTATGAGCCACATATGTCCGGCAGCCAGTCGAATGGCAACTCGCGGCAATCGGCGAGCAGCGAACGCAGCGCCCTGAAAAGTGACTCCAATTTGAGCAGCAGCTATGCGGATTCCGGGATCGGGGAGCAGGAACTCAATgcaccacagcagcagcagcagcagcagcagcagcagcaacagcagcatcagcatcagcagcaaccacCGCAACCACCGCCGCGCAGCTCCTCGCACATGGCAACCACCCAAAATGTGAACCACACCTTCATACGCGATGGCAACTCCACGGACTGCGAGGAGACCTTTCTGCAGTGCGACGAACTCGACGACATTGAGCGCTTCAGCGAGTTCAGCGAGCGATTGGTATGCATCGAGAGCATCAGTCTGCCGGATGTGGTTGTCGAGTCAACGACCGCCAATGCATCCACATCAggagcatcatcatcagcagcagcaggaacagcaggaacagcaacagcaccatcatcatccacAACCACAAATGGCGGCGATGCGCAGATCAACATCAATATTGCCAATGGAGCGGGGGGCAATAGCCTGGGCAACGTGCACTTCATACCCATCCACGTCGAGggtcgcagtcgcagcagcagtccCAAGCAACGCTTCCAGTCCCGCGACGACAGCTGTCTGGGCCAGGACATGACGCCCAGCATCGAGATCGTCGAGGATGGCAGTGTGCTCAACAAGCCGGTGCGCCAGGAGAGTCCCTTCGACAACCAGGAACTCAG AAAGGAGCTGAAGCAGCAGAAGGCTCGATTCGCCAGCCAACTGGACGAGGCCCACAAGAATGCCAGTCAACTGGAGGCCAAGGTGGGCGACATGCAGTTCAAGATCCAGAAACTGGAGCAGGAACTCTCCGTCAAGCAATGGAACGTGGAGA GACTGCAGGGCGAACTGAGTGCAGCTCACAAGGACGATGAATATGTGCGGAAAAAGCTGAAACTTCTAGAAGATGAAAAAGTGCATCTACGGCACAAGTACAGCGAAAATCAAGATGAATTCCAAAACAAATATG ACGAACTCGAAGCTCAGTACAACGAACTAACCGAGAAGTACAAAGTGACGGCGAGCCTGGCCAAGAGCCTGCAAACCCAGCTGGCCTGTGCCCAGGTGGAGGCCGAGGAGTGGCGCCAGCAGGTGGAGCGCATCCGAGCGGATCTGGAGGAGCAGATACGCATCCTGAAGAACGCGCTGGACAACTCGGAGGCGGAGCGCAAGATCTGCGAGGACAAGTGGCAGAAGGAGTTCGAAATGCTCAGGACGCACAATCGAG agcGTGAGGAAACGCTGATGACGGACTGCGAGTGGCAACTGCGGCAGATGCAGCGGCAGTGCAAGGACAAGACGGACAAGTGCAACTACGAGCGGAAGCAGGCGGCGGCCAAggcggaggagctggagctggagctgcagtcGCGGAGGAGGGAGTCCGAGATGCTGCGCACCTGCCAGGCGCAGGTGAACTCGCTGCGGGGCGTGGTCAGCGAACAGGAGCAGTCCATCCAGACGCTGATGGACCGCATCGAGAACCTGAAGGGCGATCTGCAGTCGGCCAACGAGAACCTGGAGGCGCAGATCGAGGCGGTGCACAAGATCAAGTATCAGTGTGATAA TGCCATCTATGACAAGGAGCGCCAAATGATCTACAAAATCGACGAGGTGCGCAATGAGGCGGCCGCCTTCTGGGAAAACAAACTTTA CACAGAGATGACAAGACTGACTAATGAACTGGAGTCCGTGTACGTGGACGAGCGCCGCGAGGCGTTGGACAAACTGCAGAACGAGCACATCGAGGAACTCAGAGCGCTGACCAACAGATACACCGCcaacgaggaggagctgcggGCTGAG ATTGACGATCTGCACGAGAACCTGGAGCAGAAGAAGCAGGACTTCCTCAGCCTGCGCGAGCGTTCGGATAGCGCGCTGCTCCAGACGCGCATGCATTTGGATAAGGCCGATCGCGAGTACCAGAATGCCATGTGCCGCGAGGAGGATCGCCGcgtggagctggaggagcggcTGCAGAAGGAGTTCGAGGCGGAGAAGGCCGAGATGGAGGAGAAGTTCCGCGAACGACTTGGCCAGGTGAAGGAGGAGTTCGCAAAGGAGCTGCAGCTCTCCACGCAGGAAATGGTCGAATCACATCGAAAGGAGCTGG ACTCTCAAAAGGCCAAGTTGCAGgcggagaaggaggaggcgTTGCAGGAACTTGTGGAGCGACATCGCGCGAAAATGGCCGCTGCCGATGAACGAATCAA CGATGTAGAACTTCGGCACCAGCGCAATCTCAAGGACCTGAAGGCGGCCTACGATGCCGAGAAGGCGGCGCTGGACAAGCGCGACATCAGCAACGCCAACGAGATCGAGCAGCTGCATCGCAAGTGCCGCTGCCTGACCAACCT ATTCGAGGAGATGCGCATGCGCTACGAGCGGCGAGATCCTCGGGCGGAGGATCTGCGTGAGATATCCGAGTTGCGGACGCGCTGCGAGAGTCAGGAGCGGGATCTGTATCTGATGACCGATCGGCTGCGGgagatgcagatacaaatgtcCGAGATGCAGCAAAATGGGGACCGCAAGGGCGGGGGGAAGGCGGTGAAGAAGCCGCCGCCCAAGTCGATAGCCACCAGCTGTGACGTCATCTACGAGGAGAACGAGGAGCGCGAGACGCCCGACAAGGAAAATGGTGAAAACTCCTCGCAGGACGATGAATTggatgaggaggagggggaggaggaggtcGAGCAGGAACCCAGCGACACGGAGTCAAATCACACGATCGAGGTCAATGGAAAATGCGATCGGATCAACGAAGATGACGCCCATCTCATCACCGCCGTGTGA
- the LOC122620577 gene encoding J domain-containing protein DDB_G0295729 isoform X3, with translation MFNLLRRSRRGKAHKIVDDEDGNVDTDRDRPLRYSQIGQISAQRAEEPAVRARRAVIEELEDFASDFDNDNDTSSNGSGDEERLKLAKTAANGRSDNLYINKMGGDGRRMADGWTCSSYSSAADRNAAPSSSQNEAASVIASKSCGGQLIGTIEHEIDGPTAITHRHRQRNEGEQQKRQSLLSIASFKLGAGNPKDTTDTEPKKRKTLQKSRDFLSDIFMARGRNHQRQKQQQQQQQQQQQQQQQQQQQQQQQQQQKQQQIAAAAAAKSHKSNATDVIATATHLETNSDPALASPTTYQMTLANNSPENSGQRRAIEEPSKPAGVQRRQECCSTQSFHFPAESEHEHEHFPRQIEPEKEPRAVSMRSSFIQAANVERPTAIAEQQQQQQQHPQQQQQQQQHGDAIAVLQQHLANKQQHQQQHQEQQQLQQQHQEQQQQHQQQHQEHQQHREQQQEQHQQSSDITMGQTSAKPNEISSAHSSRASTPREFRESVVIPPQAPPRHQKSPEVPRITVEDCSFPEEQPAKTPEIYYELNETAEDSLNIEELNEAHIETLEDEVFATDIPATIYQNSNGRPWTRLSHVKLENVQEEAEDEDEEEEEEEEVDEAVDLDYEPHMSGSQSNGNSRQSASSERSALKSDSNLSSSYADSGIGEQELNAPQQQQQQQQQQQQQHQHQQQPPQPPPRSSSHMATTQNVNHTFIRDGNSTDCEETFLQCDELDDIERFSEFSERLVCIESISLPDVVVESTTANASTSGASSSAAAGTAGTATAPSSSTTTNGGDAQININIANGAGGNSLGNVHFIPIHVEGRSRSSSPKQRFQSRDDSCLGQDMTPSIEIVEDGSVLNKPVRQESPFDNQELRKELKQQKARFASQLDEAHKNASQLEAKVGDMQFKIQKLEQELSVKQWNVERLQGELSAAHKDDEYVRKKLKLLEDEKVHLRHKYSENQDEFQNKYDELEAQYNELTEKYKVTASLAKSLQTQLACAQVEAEEWRQQVERIRADLEEQIRILKNALDNSEAERKICEDKWQKEFEMLRTHNREREETLMTDCEWQLRQMQRQCKDKTDKCNYERKQAAAKAEELELELQSRRRESEMLRTCQAQVNSLRGVVSEQEQSIQTLMDRIENLKGDLQSANENLEAQIEAVHKIKYQCDNAIYDKERQMIYKIDEVRNEAAAFWENKLYTEMTRLTNELESVYVDERREALDKLQNEHIEELRALTNRYTANEEELRAEIDDLHENLEQKKQDFLSLRERSDSALLQTRMHLDKADREYQNAMCREEDRRVELEERLQKEFEAEKAEMEEKFRERLGQVKEEFAKELQLSTQEMVESHRKELDSQKAKLQAEKEEALQELVERHRAKMAAADERINMDQRSGRSTASPALWAFAKGAWPYMPTLYVLYLTMSPLIAIACLVLNIVAVIYIKYRHLLADVELRHQRNLKDLKAAYDAEKAALDKRDISNANEIEQLHRKCRCLTNLFEEMRMRYERRDPRAEDLREISELRTRCESQERDLYLMTDRLREMQIQMSEMQQNGDRKGGGKAVKKPPPKSIATSCDVIYEENEERETPDKENGENSSQDDELDEEEGEEEVEQEPSDTESNHTIEVNGKCDRINEDDAHLITAV, from the exons ATGTTCAATTTGCTGCGAAGATCGCGTCGTGGAAAAGCGCACAAGATCGTCGACGATGAGGATGGCAAtgtagatacagatagagatagacCCTTGAGATACAGTCAAATTGGGCAGATATCTGCTCAAAGAGCAGAAGAACCGGCGGTAAGAGCACGACGGGCGGTGATCGAAGAGCTGGAGGACTTTGCCAGCGACTttgacaacgacaacgacacaagcagcaacggcagcggcgACGAAGAGCGtttaaaattagcaaaaacAGCTGCTAATGGCCGCTCCgacaatttgtatataaataaaatgggcGGCGATGGGAGGAGGATGGCGGATGGGTGGACGTGTTCCTCGTATTCCTCGGCCGCCGATCGAAATGCGGCTCCCAGCAGCAGTCAAAACGAGGCAGCCAGCGTGATCGCGAGCAAAAGCTGTGGTGGTCAGCTAATTGGCACAATCGAGCACGAAATCGATGGCCCCACAGCCATAacacatcgccatcgccaacGCAACGAAGGTGAGCAGCAGAAGCGCCAATCCCTGCTCTCCATTGCCAGTTTCAAGTTGGGTGCAGGCAATCCCAAGGATACTACCGACACCGAGCCGAAGAAGCGAAAAACTCTGCAGAAGAGTCGCGATTTTCTAAGCGACATTTTCATGGCGCGTGGTCGAAATCATCAGCgtcaaaagcagcagcagcaacaacagcaacagcagcagcaacagcaacagcagcaacaacagcagcagcaacagcaacaacagcagaagcagcagcaaattgcggcagcagcagcagccaaatcGCATAAAAGTAATGCCACAGACGTAATCGCCACCGCAACACACCTTGAAACGAACTCCGACCCCGCGCTCGCATCCCCGACTACTTATCAAATGACTTTGGCTAATAATAGCCCAGAGAATAGCGGCCAACGAAGAGCGATCGAAGAGCCAAGTAAGCCAGCTGGAGTGCAGAGGCGGCAAGAGTGCTGCTCTACACagagttttcattttcccgcAGAGAGCGAGCACGAGCACGAGCATTTTCCCCGCCAGATCGAGCCGGAAAAAGAGCCGCGAGCCGTCAGCATGCGTTCGTCTTTCATTCAAGCGGCAAACGTTGAGCGGCCAACAGCAATTgccgaacagcagcagcagcagcaacagcatccgcagcagcaacagcaacagcaacagcacggCGATGCAATTGCTGTTCTGCAGcaacatttggccaacaagcagcaacatcagcagcaacatcaggaacagcagcagctgcaacagcaacatcaggagcagcagcagcaacatcagcagcaacatcaggaACATCAGCAACATCGGGAGCAACAACAGGAGCAACATCAGCAATCAAGTGACATAACCATGGGCCAAACCAGTGCCAAACCGAACGAAATCAGCTCGGCCCACAGTTCGCGTGCCAGCACGCCACGTGAGTTCCGTGAGTCGGTGGTGATTCCACCGCAGGCGCCGCCCAGGCACCAAAAGTCACCGGAAGTGCCCAGAATCACGGTGGAGGACTGCAGTTTTCCGGAGGAGCAGCCCGCCAAAACGCCGGAAATATACTACGAACTAAATGAAACAGCGGAGGATTCGCTAAACATCGAGGAACTGAACGAGGCGCACATCGAAACGCTAGAAGACGAGGTCTTTGCCACGGATATACCCGCTACTATCTATCAAAACTCGAATGGTCGTCCCTGGACGCGTCTGAGTCATGTAAAGCTGGAGAACGTGCAGGAGGAagccgaggacgaggacgaggaggaggaggaggaggaggaggtggacgAGGCTGTGGATCTGGACTATGAGCCACATATGTCCGGCAGCCAGTCGAATGGCAACTCGCGGCAATCGGCGAGCAGCGAACGCAGCGCCCTGAAAAGTGACTCCAATTTGAGCAGCAGCTATGCGGATTCCGGGATCGGGGAGCAGGAACTCAATgcaccacagcagcagcagcagcagcagcagcagcagcaacagcagcatcagcatcagcagcaaccacCGCAACCACCGCCGCGCAGCTCCTCGCACATGGCAACCACCCAAAATGTGAACCACACCTTCATACGCGATGGCAACTCCACGGACTGCGAGGAGACCTTTCTGCAGTGCGACGAACTCGACGACATTGAGCGCTTCAGCGAGTTCAGCGAGCGATTGGTATGCATCGAGAGCATCAGTCTGCCGGATGTGGTTGTCGAGTCAACGACCGCCAATGCATCCACATCAggagcatcatcatcagcagcagcaggaacagcaggaacagcaacagcaccatcatcatccacAACCACAAATGGCGGCGATGCGCAGATCAACATCAATATTGCCAATGGAGCGGGGGGCAATAGCCTGGGCAACGTGCACTTCATACCCATCCACGTCGAGggtcgcagtcgcagcagcagtccCAAGCAACGCTTCCAGTCCCGCGACGACAGCTGTCTGGGCCAGGACATGACGCCCAGCATCGAGATCGTCGAGGATGGCAGTGTGCTCAACAAGCCGGTGCGCCAGGAGAGTCCCTTCGACAACCAGGAACTCAG AAAGGAGCTGAAGCAGCAGAAGGCTCGATTCGCCAGCCAACTGGACGAGGCCCACAAGAATGCCAGTCAACTGGAGGCCAAGGTGGGCGACATGCAGTTCAAGATCCAGAAACTGGAGCAGGAACTCTCCGTCAAGCAATGGAACGTGGAGA GACTGCAGGGCGAACTGAGTGCAGCTCACAAGGACGATGAATATGTGCGGAAAAAGCTGAAACTTCTAGAAGATGAAAAAGTGCATCTACGGCACAAGTACAGCGAAAATCAAGATGAATTCCAAAACAAATATG ACGAACTCGAAGCTCAGTACAACGAACTAACCGAGAAGTACAAAGTGACGGCGAGCCTGGCCAAGAGCCTGCAAACCCAGCTGGCCTGTGCCCAGGTGGAGGCCGAGGAGTGGCGCCAGCAGGTGGAGCGCATCCGAGCGGATCTGGAGGAGCAGATACGCATCCTGAAGAACGCGCTGGACAACTCGGAGGCGGAGCGCAAGATCTGCGAGGACAAGTGGCAGAAGGAGTTCGAAATGCTCAGGACGCACAATCGAG agcGTGAGGAAACGCTGATGACGGACTGCGAGTGGCAACTGCGGCAGATGCAGCGGCAGTGCAAGGACAAGACGGACAAGTGCAACTACGAGCGGAAGCAGGCGGCGGCCAAggcggaggagctggagctggagctgcagtcGCGGAGGAGGGAGTCCGAGATGCTGCGCACCTGCCAGGCGCAGGTGAACTCGCTGCGGGGCGTGGTCAGCGAACAGGAGCAGTCCATCCAGACGCTGATGGACCGCATCGAGAACCTGAAGGGCGATCTGCAGTCGGCCAACGAGAACCTGGAGGCGCAGATCGAGGCGGTGCACAAGATCAAGTATCAGTGTGATAA TGCCATCTATGACAAGGAGCGCCAAATGATCTACAAAATCGACGAGGTGCGCAATGAGGCGGCCGCCTTCTGGGAAAACAAACTTTA CACAGAGATGACAAGACTGACTAATGAACTGGAGTCCGTGTACGTGGACGAGCGCCGCGAGGCGTTGGACAAACTGCAGAACGAGCACATCGAGGAACTCAGAGCGCTGACCAACAGATACACCGCcaacgaggaggagctgcggGCTGAG ATTGACGATCTGCACGAGAACCTGGAGCAGAAGAAGCAGGACTTCCTCAGCCTGCGCGAGCGTTCGGATAGCGCGCTGCTCCAGACGCGCATGCATTTGGATAAGGCCGATCGCGAGTACCAGAATGCCATGTGCCGCGAGGAGGATCGCCGcgtggagctggaggagcggcTGCAGAAGGAGTTCGAGGCGGAGAAGGCCGAGATGGAGGAGAAGTTCCGCGAACGACTTGGCCAGGTGAAGGAGGAGTTCGCAAAGGAGCTGCAGCTCTCCACGCAGGAAATGGTCGAATCACATCGAAAGGAGCTGG ACTCTCAAAAGGCCAAGTTGCAGgcggagaaggaggaggcgTTGCAGGAACTTGTGGAGCGACATCGCGCGAAAATGGCCGCTGCCGATGAACGAATCAA CATGGATCAGCGTTCAGGTCGATCGACAGCCTCTCCAGCCCTGTGGGCGTTcgcaaagggggcgtggccgtatATGCCCACACTATATGTGCTATACCTGACCATGTCGCCGCTGATCGCCATCGCATGCTTGGTGCTCAATATTGTCGCCGTGATCTATATCAAATACCGCCACCTCCTAGC CGATGTAGAACTTCGGCACCAGCGCAATCTCAAGGACCTGAAGGCGGCCTACGATGCCGAGAAGGCGGCGCTGGACAAGCGCGACATCAGCAACGCCAACGAGATCGAGCAGCTGCATCGCAAGTGCCGCTGCCTGACCAACCT ATTCGAGGAGATGCGCATGCGCTACGAGCGGCGAGATCCTCGGGCGGAGGATCTGCGTGAGATATCCGAGTTGCGGACGCGCTGCGAGAGTCAGGAGCGGGATCTGTATCTGATGACCGATCGGCTGCGGgagatgcagatacaaatgtcCGAGATGCAGCAAAATGGGGACCGCAAGGGCGGGGGGAAGGCGGTGAAGAAGCCGCCGCCCAAGTCGATAGCCACCAGCTGTGACGTCATCTACGAGGAGAACGAGGAGCGCGAGACGCCCGACAAGGAAAATGGTGAAAACTCCTCGCAGGACGATGAATTggatgaggaggagggggaggaggaggtcGAGCAGGAACCCAGCGACACGGAGTCAAATCACACGATCGAGGTCAATGGAAAATGCGATCGGATCAACGAAGATGACGCCCATCTCATCACCGCCGTGTGA